The following are from one region of the uncultured Hyphomonas sp. genome:
- the recR gene encoding recombination mediator RecR, which produces MSQRSAGPEILRLIELMSRLPGFGPRSARRAALFLLKRRDTLLLPLAEAMSDAGHRIEKCEVCGNYDTLQPCAVCQSGGRDEGLICVVEDVPDLWALERGGSYRGRYHVLGGVMSAVDGITPDDLNIPSLVSRIDAGGVREVILALNATFEGQNTAHYVADQLAGKGVQITYLAHGVPVGGELDHLDDGTLAAALRARRTSE; this is translated from the coding sequence ATGTCACAGCGCTCTGCCGGTCCTGAGATTCTTCGTTTGATCGAGCTGATGTCTCGTCTGCCGGGCTTCGGGCCGCGGTCGGCGCGGCGGGCCGCGCTGTTCCTGCTCAAACGTCGCGATACGCTGCTGCTGCCGCTGGCCGAGGCGATGTCCGATGCCGGGCACAGGATTGAGAAATGCGAGGTCTGCGGGAATTATGACACGTTGCAGCCTTGCGCAGTCTGCCAGTCTGGCGGCCGCGATGAAGGCCTGATCTGCGTTGTGGAGGATGTGCCGGATCTCTGGGCGCTGGAACGCGGCGGCTCCTATCGCGGGCGTTATCACGTGCTGGGCGGGGTCATGTCTGCCGTCGATGGCATCACGCCGGACGATCTGAACATTCCCTCGCTGGTCTCACGGATCGATGCGGGCGGGGTGCGCGAAGTGATCCTCGCACTGAATGCGACGTTTGAGGGTCAGAACACGGCCCATTACGTCGCAGACCAGCTGGCAGGCAAGGGCGTGCAGATTACCTATCTCGCCCACGGCGTGCCGGTGGGCGGGGAACTGGATCATCTGGATGATGGCACGCTCGCTGCCGCGCTGCGCGCCCGCCGGACAAGCGAATAA
- a CDS encoding PQQ-dependent sugar dehydrogenase codes for MRLIFAGFVSALALSACSADSAASPAAPEVSSDLDVTLTPVVEAEFPWGLAFLPNGDLLFTEKDGGLNYVAGGEGNAAPVTGLPPALTEGQGGYFGITLDPNFETNRLIYVAYAQGTGADNGTAVVRARLSDDNTALEDMREIFRADSRDTAYHFGGRLQFANDGTLFVSLGEGFKYMKAAQDSKITHGSLIRINSDGTIPADNPFADGVDGNPAVYSYGHRNIQGLYYDKAEGALYETEHGPKGGDEFNVIKPGANYGWPVITYGVNYDGTIITEQTEMDGMEQPLTYWVPSIAPSGLTRLTSDVYPGWKGDFFVGGMNGPAGLELVRIRLEDGVVTERENLFKDEYAIRDVAQSPDGHLYVATKDLDGIFRVDVAD; via the coding sequence ATGCGCCTGATTTTTGCCGGCTTTGTTTCTGCCCTCGCCCTTTCTGCATGCAGTGCCGATTCGGCCGCCTCCCCCGCGGCTCCCGAGGTTTCCAGCGACCTTGATGTCACGCTGACCCCTGTGGTCGAGGCGGAATTTCCCTGGGGTCTGGCATTTCTGCCCAATGGTGACCTCCTGTTCACAGAGAAGGATGGCGGCCTGAACTATGTGGCGGGCGGCGAAGGCAACGCGGCGCCGGTCACAGGCCTTCCCCCTGCCCTGACAGAAGGACAAGGCGGCTATTTCGGCATCACGCTGGACCCGAATTTCGAAACCAACCGTCTGATCTATGTCGCCTATGCCCAGGGCACCGGAGCAGACAACGGGACCGCCGTCGTGCGGGCCCGCCTCAGCGATGACAACACCGCACTGGAGGACATGAGGGAAATCTTCCGCGCCGACTCCCGCGATACCGCCTACCATTTCGGTGGCCGCCTGCAATTTGCCAATGACGGCACGCTGTTCGTCTCACTCGGCGAAGGCTTCAAGTATATGAAAGCGGCCCAGGACTCCAAGATTACGCATGGATCCCTCATCCGTATCAATTCCGATGGCACCATCCCGGCCGATAATCCGTTTGCCGATGGCGTGGACGGAAACCCCGCCGTCTACTCCTACGGGCACCGGAACATCCAGGGCCTTTACTATGACAAGGCGGAAGGGGCGCTCTACGAGACAGAGCATGGCCCCAAGGGCGGCGATGAATTCAACGTCATCAAACCCGGCGCAAACTATGGCTGGCCGGTGATCACCTATGGCGTCAATTATGACGGCACGATCATCACCGAACAGACCGAGATGGACGGCATGGAGCAGCCACTTACCTACTGGGTGCCCTCCATCGCGCCATCCGGACTGACCCGCCTGACCAGCGATGTCTATCCCGGCTGGAAGGGTGACTTCTTCGTCGGCGGCATGAATGGCCCGGCCGGCCTGGAACTCGTCCGCATCCGGCTGGAAGATGGTGTCGTGACCGAACGGGAGAACCTGTTCAAGGATGAGTACGCAATCCGGGATGTTGCCCAGTCACCGGATGGCCATCTCTATGTCGCCACCAAGGACCTGGACGGCATCTTCCGCGTCGATGTCGCGGACTAA
- a CDS encoding TonB-dependent receptor: MTKYRDSKCVWLAGASVLAMGLLTPAAIAQEDGESTRTLSTVTVTTQKTEQSIQDVPIAVSAFDEDAINRLQLTGGADLVKAVPNVSFTKGQFTGSNFKVRGIGNDAVAQSSDAGVGIHQNDVPLGANFLFEQEYFDIERVEVLRGPQGTLYGRNATGGVVNVITRKPVLGEFQADAELTYGNYNTFKGKGMVNVPLGDVAALRLAGALTQRDGYTKNTVNGSDIDGRDLWSIRATLGFEPTDNFRGWVSWEHFEEDDDRQRSGKQLCKKDPGFDTFAGIPVSGLDQLVTTLGCQDASLNDSYEKTNSVGNLAGGLGIAAGLLNGDIYTSPLDRDLRNIQSVFTPIYRAEQDLYTLKLEYDINDSLKLTSITSQNETSQVSVQDVNRLVPDVAFNDLTGAGPAAALYNSLFPGGFVADPQLGTLNTLVVADLSGGKSETFTQELRLQSDFDGKLNFNLGAIYVDGESIDPQDPNAGYYVFSNALTALTQYNNALVNLNIATPTSTCPDLGGGKLPGLFCGTVPIATPNGTATLLDGTVDGDGGNYFRSLSPYRLKSTAIFGELYYDIRDDLKFTLGLRNTKDEKEQDVVPTFLFTPTFAYPAVQNGDPLVPTGLLKADFNETTGRIGLDWSPDFAMTDDTLIYAFYSKGYKGGGINPPQPAGANLFPQTFQPEFINAYEIGTKNTFAGNTQSLNATAFYYDYEGYQISQIVNRTAANFNVNAELTGFELEYLWTPADNWLLTANVGLLDAKVLDTTSVDVLDRTNGNADFVTLKNASTYSNCVVSAQGYATILGAIAGSAAPAGATRGICNGAFASALYDQGNGTTGGSGDTATDIAYAEAALGLAPVTYVDGDGVTRTVGGLTPFDGIKKNVDGNKLPGAPDMTLNLAAQYTFQALSNSAWDLTIRGDYYYQADSYARIFNTAHDKLDSWSNVNLSIILNNADNGWGVEVFAKNLTNEEVITGSYVGDDSQGLFTNIFLTEPALYGITVKKSW, encoded by the coding sequence ATGACCAAATACAGAGACTCGAAATGTGTCTGGCTGGCTGGCGCTTCCGTGTTGGCCATGGGGCTGTTGACCCCTGCTGCCATCGCTCAGGAGGATGGCGAAAGCACCAGAACACTTTCCACCGTGACTGTGACCACCCAGAAAACCGAACAATCCATCCAGGACGTTCCGATCGCCGTTTCGGCGTTCGATGAAGACGCCATCAACCGCCTGCAGCTGACCGGTGGTGCCGACCTGGTGAAAGCCGTGCCAAACGTGTCCTTCACCAAGGGCCAGTTCACGGGCTCCAATTTCAAAGTTCGCGGTATCGGCAACGACGCCGTCGCACAGTCCTCTGATGCGGGTGTGGGTATCCACCAGAACGACGTTCCTCTTGGTGCGAACTTCCTTTTTGAACAGGAATATTTCGACATTGAGCGGGTCGAAGTCCTGCGCGGCCCGCAAGGCACGCTATACGGGCGTAATGCCACCGGCGGTGTTGTGAACGTCATCACGCGCAAGCCGGTGCTCGGTGAGTTCCAGGCAGATGCCGAACTGACCTATGGCAATTACAATACATTCAAAGGCAAGGGCATGGTTAACGTGCCTCTCGGCGATGTCGCCGCCCTTCGCCTGGCTGGTGCCCTGACACAGCGGGACGGCTACACGAAGAACACGGTCAACGGCAGCGACATCGACGGACGCGACCTCTGGTCGATCCGGGCGACCCTCGGCTTCGAACCGACGGATAATTTCCGAGGCTGGGTTTCGTGGGAGCACTTCGAGGAAGACGATGACCGCCAGCGCTCCGGCAAGCAGCTTTGCAAGAAGGATCCGGGCTTCGATACGTTCGCCGGAATCCCGGTCTCTGGTTTGGACCAGCTCGTCACGACACTCGGCTGCCAGGACGCTTCGCTCAACGACAGCTATGAGAAAACCAACTCCGTCGGGAACCTCGCCGGCGGTCTGGGCATTGCAGCAGGCCTGCTGAACGGCGACATCTACACCTCGCCGCTCGACCGGGACCTTCGCAACATCCAGTCGGTGTTCACCCCGATCTACAGGGCAGAGCAGGATCTCTACACCCTGAAGCTTGAGTACGACATCAACGACTCGCTGAAGCTAACATCGATCACCAGCCAGAACGAAACGAGCCAGGTCTCGGTTCAGGACGTGAACAGGCTGGTTCCCGATGTTGCGTTCAACGACCTGACCGGTGCGGGCCCTGCAGCTGCGCTGTACAATTCCCTCTTCCCCGGCGGCTTTGTTGCTGACCCGCAGCTGGGCACACTCAACACACTGGTTGTGGCTGACCTGTCCGGCGGCAAGTCCGAGACGTTCACGCAGGAACTTCGCCTTCAGTCCGACTTTGACGGCAAGCTGAACTTCAATTTGGGCGCCATCTATGTCGATGGAGAGTCGATCGATCCTCAGGATCCGAACGCCGGCTATTACGTGTTCTCGAACGCACTGACGGCCCTCACCCAGTACAACAACGCACTGGTCAACCTCAATATCGCCACGCCAACCTCAACCTGCCCGGACCTTGGCGGCGGCAAGCTTCCCGGTCTGTTCTGCGGCACGGTTCCGATTGCGACCCCGAACGGAACCGCGACCCTGCTGGACGGTACGGTCGATGGCGACGGCGGCAACTATTTCCGGTCGCTTTCACCCTACCGGCTCAAGTCTACGGCCATCTTTGGTGAACTCTATTACGACATCCGGGACGACCTGAAGTTCACCCTGGGCCTGCGCAATACGAAGGACGAAAAGGAACAGGACGTCGTCCCGACCTTCCTGTTCACACCGACCTTTGCCTATCCTGCGGTCCAGAATGGCGACCCTCTGGTGCCGACAGGTCTGCTGAAGGCCGACTTCAACGAAACCACAGGCCGGATCGGTCTCGACTGGTCGCCGGACTTCGCCATGACAGATGACACGCTGATCTACGCCTTCTACTCCAAGGGCTATAAAGGCGGCGGCATCAACCCACCGCAGCCTGCCGGCGCAAACCTGTTCCCGCAGACCTTCCAACCCGAATTCATCAATGCTTACGAAATCGGTACGAAGAACACGTTTGCCGGCAACACCCAGTCGCTGAATGCAACTGCATTCTACTACGACTATGAAGGCTACCAGATCTCCCAGATCGTCAACCGGACCGCGGCAAACTTCAACGTGAATGCCGAGCTCACCGGTTTCGAACTGGAATACCTCTGGACGCCTGCAGACAATTGGCTGCTGACGGCCAATGTCGGCCTTCTGGATGCCAAGGTGCTGGATACGACGAGTGTCGACGTGCTTGACCGCACGAATGGCAACGCAGACTTCGTGACCCTGAAGAATGCATCGACCTATTCAAACTGTGTCGTGTCGGCTCAGGGTTACGCCACCATCCTTGGGGCAATTGCCGGCTCTGCCGCTCCGGCCGGGGCGACCCGCGGCATCTGTAACGGTGCCTTTGCGTCCGCCCTGTATGATCAGGGCAATGGCACAACAGGCGGTAGTGGCGACACAGCAACCGACATTGCGTATGCGGAAGCAGCCCTCGGCCTCGCACCCGTCACCTATGTCGATGGCGATGGGGTGACCCGGACGGTCGGTGGACTAACACCGTTCGACGGTATCAAGAAGAATGTCGACGGCAACAAACTGCCGGGTGCGCCTGACATGACACTGAACCTGGCAGCGCAATACACATTCCAGGCGCTAAGCAATTCCGCCTGGGACCTGACCATCCGCGGCGACTACTACTATCAGGCTGACAGCTACGCCCGGATCTTCAACACGGCACACGACAAGCTCGACAGCTGGTCGAACGTCAACCTGTCGATCATCCTCAACAACGCAGACAATGGCTGGGGCGTGGAAGTCTTCGCCAAGAACCTGACCAATGAGGAAGTCATTACCGGCAGCTATGTCGGCGATGACAGCCAGGGTCTGTTCACCAACATCTTCCTGACCGAGCCAGCGCTGTATGGCATCACGGTCAAGAAGTCCTGGTAA